The Thermocrinis ruber genome has a window encoding:
- a CDS encoding thioredoxin family protein → MFEELTDKDIYDRAISAEKPAVVIFYKPGSEKNQELFDLLAKFKAIYGDKVNFFAMNAEENTTPEDLGIFYFPTVLYFRDTMELERHDYIPTEEEVETAIRRLLRL, encoded by the coding sequence ATGTTTGAAGAGCTGACAGATAAGGATATATACGACAGGGCAATTTCTGCGGAAAAGCCTGCAGTGGTCATTTTCTACAAGCCCGGCTCGGAGAAAAATCAAGAGCTCTTTGACCTTCTTGCCAAGTTTAAGGCAATATACGGTGATAAGGTCAATTTCTTTGCTATGAACGCAGAAGAAAACACCACTCCCGAAGACTTGGGCATCTTTTACTTTCCGACGGTGCTCTACTTTAGGGACACCATGGAACTGGAAAGGCACGATTACATACCCACAGAGGAGGAAGTAGAAACCGCAATAAGGAGGCTTTTGAGGCTATGA
- a CDS encoding HIT family protein, with amino-acid sequence MNLLWAPWRSSYVEKIDQTSGCFLCDAVSQPEEKLRDHLVLYRGKKAFVIFNKYPYNAGHLMVAPIEHIGNFCLLDQETVLEIHRLTVVSIKALEEVIKPHGFNLGYNLGRSAGAGLESHIHLHIVPRWNGDTNFMPTIAKTKVISQDLWELYDRIKPTFERLINAT; translated from the coding sequence ATGAACCTTCTGTGGGCTCCTTGGAGAAGTTCATATGTGGAAAAGATAGACCAAACTTCTGGGTGCTTTTTGTGTGATGCGGTCTCCCAACCGGAGGAAAAGCTGAGGGATCATTTGGTGTTATATAGAGGTAAAAAAGCCTTTGTGATATTTAACAAATATCCGTACAATGCAGGACATCTTATGGTCGCCCCCATAGAACACATAGGGAACTTTTGTCTTTTGGACCAAGAGACGGTTTTGGAAATTCACAGGCTAACGGTTGTCTCCATAAAGGCTTTGGAGGAAGTTATAAAGCCCCACGGCTTTAATCTTGGCTACAATTTGGGCAGGTCTGCGGGTGCGGGCTTAGAGAGTCACATTCATCTTCACATAGTCCCCAGATGGAACGGAGACACAAACTTTATGCCCACCATAGCCAAAACAAAGGTGATATCCCAAGACCTTTGGGAGCTTTACGACCGCATAAAGCCCACCTTTGAAAGGCTTATAAATGCTACTTGA
- a CDS encoding ABC transporter ATP-binding protein has product MLLEVKDLSLSYGDKRVLKNVSFSLNRGEVLCIVGESGSGKSSILLSIMGLLPKNAKLSGSILLEGKELLNLREEEYRKLRGKEIGIVFQEPSLYLDPLFKVKDQILEAYTAHFGKAGGEERVVEVLKKVGVQDVERVMNSYPHQLSGGLKQRVCIAIAVVCNPKLVLADEPTTALDLTVQRKILGLFTQLKEEGKGIILVTHDFGVVAEVADRVLVLKEGEVVEEGDVVSIFDAPKSPYTRALLSATYLKA; this is encoded by the coding sequence ATGCTACTTGAGGTAAAAGACCTTTCCCTAAGCTACGGTGATAAAAGGGTTTTAAAGAATGTTAGCTTTTCCTTAAACAGAGGAGAAGTCCTGTGTATAGTGGGCGAATCGGGTTCAGGGAAGAGCTCCATTTTGCTGTCTATTATGGGTCTTTTGCCCAAGAACGCAAAGCTGAGCGGTAGCATCCTTTTGGAAGGAAAGGAACTTTTGAACCTACGGGAGGAAGAATACAGAAAGCTAAGAGGTAAAGAAATAGGCATAGTCTTTCAGGAACCCTCTCTGTATTTGGACCCTCTTTTTAAGGTAAAGGATCAGATCCTTGAGGCATACACCGCCCACTTCGGTAAAGCGGGGGGAGAGGAGAGGGTCGTAGAGGTGCTAAAAAAGGTTGGTGTGCAGGATGTGGAGAGGGTTATGAACTCTTACCCTCATCAGCTTTCTGGAGGACTAAAGCAAAGGGTTTGCATTGCCATTGCGGTGGTTTGCAACCCAAAGCTGGTGCTGGCGGACGAACCTACCACCGCTTTAGACTTAACCGTTCAAAGAAAGATCTTGGGACTTTTTACCCAGTTGAAGGAGGAGGGAAAGGGCATTATTTTGGTAACCCACGATTTTGGAGTGGTGGCTGAGGTGGCAGACAGGGTTTTGGTTTTAAAAGAGGGAGAGGTGGTGGAGGAGGGCGATGTGGTTTCTATCTTTGATGCACCAAAAAGCCCATACACAAGAGCTCTGCTTTCTGCCACATACCTTAAAGCTTAA
- the leuA gene encoding 2-isopropylmalate synthase translates to MERVYIFDTTLRDGEQAPGFSMTTEEKLQMALQLARLGVDVIEAGFAAASKGDFEAVKLIAEEVKGPVICSLARALEKDIELAAQALEGAERKRIHTFIATSEIHMKYKLRLPPEEVLERAEKAVAFARRFTDDVEFSCEDATRSQREFLYRIIERAIKAGATVINIPDTVGYAVPEEFAQLIEDIRNNVPNIDKAIISVHCHDDLGMAVANSLMAIKHGARQVECTINGIGERAGNAALEEIVMALKVRKDFFGGLYTNINTKELYKTSRLLCRITGSFVPPNKAVVGDNAFAHESGIHQHGVLSNPLTYEIMSPEDVGFPSTRIVLGKHSGRHALKSKLKEMGYELSEEEIDKIFEKFKALADKKKEVYEEDLEAIIYEEVMKIEEEEPVKVLHYQVQTGDKLLPTATVVLSYMGEERTATSTGNGPVDAVIKAIQKALGIEPKLLDFSIKALTPNTDAQAESRLVIELDGIKSSGRGVDVDVIKASVQGFVDALNRAILRKNYILSRQRVREEGTV, encoded by the coding sequence ATGGAGAGAGTTTATATTTTTGACACCACCCTTAGGGATGGAGAGCAGGCACCGGGTTTTTCTATGACTACGGAGGAAAAGCTCCAGATGGCACTTCAGTTGGCAAGGCTTGGGGTTGATGTAATAGAGGCGGGCTTTGCGGCGGCCTCTAAGGGGGACTTTGAGGCGGTTAAGCTTATTGCGGAAGAGGTCAAAGGACCTGTGATATGTTCCTTGGCAAGGGCTTTGGAAAAGGACATTGAACTTGCAGCACAAGCCCTTGAGGGGGCAGAAAGGAAAAGAATACACACCTTTATTGCCACCTCTGAAATTCATATGAAATACAAGCTAAGGCTACCTCCTGAAGAGGTGCTTGAGAGGGCAGAGAAAGCGGTTGCCTTTGCCAGAAGATTTACCGACGATGTGGAGTTTTCCTGCGAAGATGCTACGCGCAGTCAGAGGGAGTTTTTGTATAGGATCATAGAAAGGGCAATAAAGGCGGGTGCCACTGTTATAAACATACCGGACACGGTGGGCTATGCGGTGCCAGAAGAGTTTGCCCAGCTCATAGAGGATATTCGCAACAATGTGCCAAACATAGACAAAGCTATAATTAGCGTCCATTGCCACGATGACCTTGGTATGGCGGTGGCAAACTCTCTGATGGCTATAAAGCACGGGGCAAGGCAGGTAGAATGCACTATAAACGGTATAGGGGAGAGGGCTGGCAACGCAGCACTGGAAGAGATAGTGATGGCTCTGAAGGTAAGAAAGGACTTCTTTGGTGGGCTGTACACCAACATAAACACCAAAGAACTCTATAAAACCAGCCGGCTACTTTGCCGGATCACTGGGAGCTTTGTGCCACCCAATAAGGCGGTGGTTGGAGACAATGCCTTTGCCCACGAATCGGGCATTCACCAGCACGGAGTGCTCTCTAATCCATTAACCTATGAGATCATGAGCCCAGAGGATGTAGGCTTTCCATCTACACGCATAGTGCTCGGAAAACACTCCGGCAGGCATGCCCTTAAAAGCAAGCTAAAGGAAATGGGCTATGAGCTCTCGGAGGAGGAAATAGACAAAATCTTTGAAAAGTTCAAAGCCCTTGCGGACAAGAAGAAAGAGGTGTACGAGGAAGACTTGGAGGCGATCATCTACGAGGAGGTTATGAAAATAGAAGAGGAAGAGCCGGTGAAGGTCCTACACTATCAGGTTCAAACGGGAGACAAGCTACTTCCTACTGCAACGGTGGTACTCTCTTACATGGGAGAAGAAAGAACAGCCACTTCCACCGGAAACGGTCCTGTGGATGCTGTAATAAAGGCAATACAAAAAGCACTGGGTATAGAGCCCAAACTCTTGGATTTTTCCATAAAAGCCCTAACGCCCAACACGGACGCCCAAGCGGAATCAAGGCTTGTGATAGAACTTGATGGTATTAAGTCCTCCGGAAGAGGTGTGGATGTGGATGTGATAAAGGCAAGTGTGCAGGGCTTTGTGGATGCCCTCAATAGGGCTATTCTAAGAAAGAACTACATCCTCTCAAGGCAGAGAGTTAGAGAGGAGGGCACCGTTTAA
- a CDS encoding NAD(P)H-dependent flavin oxidoreductase: protein MSLKPLKLRNKVLEVPIIQGGMGVGLSWEKLAGAVAREGAMGVISAVGTGYRFPELVKRDKFGRPIGSVYTHSKEALTLMIQKAKEISQGRGAIGVNILYAITDYGRVLRDAIEAGADAIITGAGLPLKMPEYAEGADVALIPIVSSARALNLICRTWEKRYKRLPDAVILEGPKSGGHQGFKYEECFMPEYQLENLFPSVLEEAQRWGGIPVIVAGGIWSYQDILWYMERGASGVQIATRFIATVECDAPDIYKEILLKAEEDDIILFKSPVGYPLRVVKTPFVERLLLGYNGWNGCVSHCVVPCNKGEEAKKVGFCIADRLGAAWLGDYEEGIFISGANGHLLKKQCIITVKELIEILTGKREDPTLK from the coding sequence ATGAGTTTAAAGCCTTTGAAACTCAGAAATAAAGTGTTAGAAGTTCCCATAATACAAGGTGGTATGGGTGTTGGTCTTTCTTGGGAGAAGCTGGCGGGTGCTGTGGCAAGGGAAGGTGCTATGGGTGTTATTTCTGCGGTGGGCACAGGTTATAGGTTTCCGGAGCTTGTCAAGAGGGATAAGTTTGGGCGTCCTATAGGTTCTGTATACACCCACAGCAAAGAGGCTTTAACTTTGATGATCCAAAAAGCCAAAGAGATTTCTCAAGGTAGGGGTGCTATAGGGGTAAATATTTTGTATGCTATAACGGATTATGGGCGTGTGCTTAGGGATGCAATAGAAGCGGGGGCGGATGCCATAATAACCGGCGCGGGATTGCCTTTGAAAATGCCAGAATACGCAGAGGGTGCGGATGTTGCCCTTATTCCCATAGTTTCCTCTGCAAGGGCTCTTAATCTGATATGCCGGACATGGGAGAAGAGATACAAAAGGCTACCGGATGCGGTGATTTTGGAGGGTCCCAAGTCTGGAGGGCATCAGGGTTTTAAGTACGAAGAGTGCTTTATGCCTGAGTATCAGTTGGAAAATCTGTTTCCTTCAGTTCTTGAGGAAGCCCAAAGGTGGGGTGGAATTCCCGTCATAGTTGCGGGAGGAATTTGGAGCTACCAAGACATCCTTTGGTATATGGAGAGGGGTGCGAGCGGTGTTCAAATAGCAACTCGTTTTATAGCCACCGTAGAGTGCGACGCACCGGATATATACAAGGAAATTTTGCTGAAGGCGGAAGAGGATGACATCATACTCTTTAAGTCTCCTGTGGGTTATCCACTGAGGGTGGTAAAGACGCCCTTTGTGGAAAGGCTGTTGCTTGGGTATAACGGATGGAACGGTTGTGTTTCCCACTGCGTGGTGCCTTGCAACAAAGGAGAGGAGGCGAAAAAGGTGGGATTTTGCATTGCGGACAGGCTGGGTGCGGCGTGGCTTGGAGATTATGAGGAAGGCATATTCATAAGCGGTGCTAACGGTCATCTTTTGAAAAAGCAGTGCATAATAACCGTCAAAGAGCTCATTGAAATTCTTACAGGAAAAAGGGAGGACCCTACTTTAAAATAA
- the alr gene encoding alanine racemase — MSRSVLLIDKEALFHNVRSLYQFSGKPIIAVVKSDAYGVGVKYIASLLESLREVEFLAVACVEEGIELRKLGVKKPILILGGVLKGEGKALVDYKLTPVISHREHLRAVEGLKVPLHLKFDTGMGRLGFLDEFVEDPRVEGLLTHLSSPADEEFSKRQIEVFKKILERYKGIKYVHLESSAGLIYRVPFATHIRVGLALYGEKPLPNYPIELKPVLTLRARLISVKNLPKGHPISYSRSYILERDTLVGVVAFGYADGLMKSLSNRGVLYYQGKPVKILGNITMDMTIVDLGGTQPKVGDWVDIVCQRQSFTDLAKLAGTIPYELMCNLSKRIKRRVL; from the coding sequence ATGTCCCGGAGCGTCCTCCTGATAGACAAGGAAGCTTTATTTCATAACGTAAGGAGTCTTTATCAGTTTTCCGGCAAGCCCATCATAGCGGTTGTCAAATCTGATGCCTACGGCGTGGGAGTAAAGTATATTGCAAGCCTTTTGGAGTCTTTAAGGGAGGTGGAGTTTTTGGCGGTTGCCTGCGTGGAGGAGGGCATTGAATTGAGAAAATTAGGGGTAAAAAAGCCCATCCTAATCTTGGGTGGAGTGCTAAAGGGTGAAGGAAAAGCTTTGGTGGATTATAAGCTAACACCGGTTATATCCCACAGGGAACACTTGCGGGCGGTGGAGGGGCTAAAAGTTCCTTTACATCTCAAGTTTGACACGGGTATGGGAAGGCTCGGTTTTTTGGATGAGTTTGTAGAGGACCCAAGGGTAGAGGGTTTGCTAACACACCTTTCCTCTCCCGCAGACGAGGAGTTTTCCAAAAGGCAGATAGAAGTTTTCAAAAAAATCCTTGAAAGATACAAAGGAATAAAGTATGTGCACTTGGAAAGCTCGGCGGGACTGATCTACAGAGTGCCCTTTGCTACCCACATAAGGGTCGGTCTTGCCCTGTATGGAGAAAAGCCTTTGCCTAACTATCCCATTGAATTGAAGCCAGTCCTCACTTTGAGGGCAAGGCTAATATCCGTTAAAAATCTTCCCAAGGGACATCCTATATCCTACTCAAGGAGCTATATCCTTGAAAGGGACACCTTGGTGGGTGTGGTTGCCTTTGGTTATGCGGACGGGCTCATGAAGAGCCTTTCCAACAGGGGCGTCCTTTATTACCAAGGAAAGCCCGTAAAAATACTCGGCAACATCACTATGGATATGACCATCGTGGATTTGGGCGGAACACAGCCAAAGGTAGGAGATTGGGTAGATATAGTTTGTCAGAGGCAGAGCTTTACAGATTTAGCCAAACTGGCGGGAACCATACCCTACGAGCTTATGTGCAATCTTTCAAAGAGAATAAAAAGAAGGGTTTTATAA
- a CDS encoding pyridoxal phosphate-dependent aminotransferase — protein sequence MRKELSPFIVMDILKLAQEIPDVVHLEIGEPDLEPPPGVIERLNWAVSKGLFNYTPSLGLWELRERIAKHYRDYYGVDIDPNRVVITTGTSSAFLVAYSILFDIGERVALADPSYPCYKNFAHLLGVEPVFINVDESTNYQITPEHLEGLDIKGVHISSPSNPTGTLYDEENLKALCEYCKERNIYLISDEIYHGLVYEGKERTALEFWDRAIVINGFSKFFCMPGFRVGWMILPEDLIRRAEVVMQNIYICAPTLSQYSALGAFDYDYLSKVKETFKRRRDLLYEGIKDILPIKGKPSGAFYLWADISEYSQDAYEFCLEVLKGAKVALTPGIDFGKNQTNHFVRLAYTRREEELKEAINRLREFLS from the coding sequence ATGCGAAAAGAACTGAGCCCTTTCATAGTAATGGACATTCTAAAGTTAGCCCAAGAAATTCCCGATGTTGTGCATTTGGAAATTGGAGAGCCAGACTTGGAGCCACCACCGGGTGTAATAGAACGTTTAAATTGGGCTGTCTCAAAGGGACTCTTTAACTACACTCCAAGCCTTGGGCTGTGGGAACTCAGAGAAAGGATTGCCAAACATTACAGGGACTATTACGGAGTTGATATAGACCCAAACCGGGTGGTTATTACCACCGGCACATCCTCTGCCTTCTTGGTAGCCTACTCCATACTCTTTGACATTGGAGAGAGGGTAGCCCTAGCAGACCCATCTTATCCTTGCTACAAGAACTTTGCCCATCTTTTGGGTGTGGAGCCCGTCTTTATCAATGTTGATGAAAGCACAAACTATCAGATCACACCAGAGCACTTGGAAGGTTTGGACATTAAGGGTGTTCATATCTCTTCTCCATCAAACCCAACGGGCACCCTCTACGATGAGGAAAACCTCAAAGCCCTGTGTGAATACTGCAAGGAAAGGAACATATACTTAATATCCGATGAGATATACCATGGGCTTGTTTATGAAGGAAAGGAGAGAACTGCTCTTGAGTTTTGGGACAGGGCTATTGTTATAAATGGCTTTTCTAAGTTTTTCTGTATGCCCGGTTTTAGGGTGGGATGGATGATCCTACCAGAGGACCTCATAAGAAGGGCGGAGGTAGTCATGCAAAACATCTATATCTGCGCTCCAACCCTCAGCCAGTATTCCGCCTTGGGTGCCTTTGATTACGATTACCTTTCAAAGGTCAAAGAGACCTTCAAAAGACGCAGGGACCTGCTATACGAGGGCATAAAGGATATACTGCCTATAAAGGGAAAACCCAGTGGTGCCTTTTACCTTTGGGCGGACATCAGCGAATACTCCCAAGATGCTTACGAGTTCTGCCTTGAGGTTCTAAAAGGGGCAAAGGTAGCCCTCACACCGGGCATAGACTTTGGAAAAAACCAAACCAATCACTTTGTAAGGCTGGCTTACACTCGTAGAGAGGAAGAGCTAAAGGAAGCAATAAACAGATTAAGGGAGTTTCTCTCATGA
- a CDS encoding aspartate aminotransferase family protein, whose amino-acid sequence MSFLMDTYKRLPVSFVRGEGVYLYDEEGKRYLDLVGGVAVNVLGHSDPDLVRALCEQAHKLWHVSNLYQNPWQEETAKLLVEQFGEPAKVFFCNSGAEANEGAIKLARRYFWEKGEKRYRIITFKNSFHGRTFGAMSATAQEKIHKGFEPLLDGFDYAELNDIKSVERLLRKETAGIMLEVIQGEGGINEAEGEFLVKVEELCRREGLLLIVDEVQTGLGRTGKFYGYQHFGIKPDIITLAKGLGGGFPIGCVIAREEVAQAFKPGSHGSTFGGNALACACAKVVIEKVLKLLDHVEEVGNYFKERLRPFGRVKGRGLMLGLEREENCQEVVLKALERGLLINCTAERVIRFVPPLIIQKEHVDFAIEVLREIL is encoded by the coding sequence ATGAGCTTTCTGATGGACACTTACAAAAGGCTTCCTGTATCTTTTGTGCGCGGAGAGGGAGTTTATCTTTACGATGAAGAGGGTAAAAGGTACTTGGACTTGGTGGGTGGAGTGGCGGTGAATGTGCTGGGACACTCGGACCCAGACCTTGTAAGGGCACTGTGTGAGCAGGCACACAAACTTTGGCATGTTTCTAACCTTTACCAGAACCCTTGGCAGGAGGAAACTGCAAAGCTGTTGGTGGAGCAGTTTGGTGAGCCTGCAAAGGTCTTTTTCTGCAACAGTGGTGCAGAGGCAAACGAGGGGGCCATAAAGCTGGCAAGAAGGTACTTCTGGGAGAAGGGAGAAAAAAGATACAGAATTATAACCTTTAAAAACTCCTTTCACGGAAGGACCTTTGGGGCAATGTCCGCCACAGCCCAGGAGAAAATCCATAAGGGGTTTGAACCACTGCTTGATGGTTTTGATTATGCAGAACTCAACGATATAAAATCTGTGGAAAGGCTTCTGAGGAAAGAAACTGCGGGCATAATGCTTGAGGTGATCCAGGGGGAAGGGGGCATAAACGAGGCGGAGGGCGAGTTTTTGGTAAAGGTGGAGGAACTCTGCAGAAGAGAGGGGCTACTTCTTATAGTGGATGAGGTTCAAACGGGCTTAGGAAGGACGGGTAAGTTCTATGGCTATCAGCACTTTGGCATAAAGCCAGACATTATAACCTTAGCAAAGGGTCTTGGTGGTGGCTTTCCCATAGGCTGTGTGATTGCAAGGGAGGAGGTAGCCCAAGCCTTTAAGCCCGGAAGTCATGGTTCTACCTTTGGGGGCAATGCTTTAGCCTGCGCCTGTGCAAAGGTGGTAATAGAAAAGGTTTTAAAGCTCTTGGACCATGTGGAAGAGGTGGGAAACTACTTCAAAGAAAGGCTCAGACCCTTTGGAAGGGTAAAGGGAAGGGGGTTGATGCTGGGGCTTGAGAGGGAGGAAAACTGTCAAGAGGTGGTTTTAAAAGCCTTAGAAAGAGGACTGCTCATAAACTGCACCGCGGAAAGGGTCATAAGGTTTGTTCCACCTTTGATAATCCAAAAGGAACATGTGGATTTTGCCATAGAGGTGCTGAGGGAGATTTTGTGA
- the ispF gene encoding 2-C-methyl-D-erythritol 2,4-cyclodiphosphate synthase: MFRVGFGFDAHPFEEGKPLILAGVRVDFPKGLRGHSDGDVVLHSITDALLSAIGEQDIGQLFPDTDPRWKNADSAIFLKTALEKLHQKGYRIVNVDCTLVANQPKIAPIKERLIENLAKLLGVEREQVSLKGKRREGFCQEEGIACFCVVLVQRY, translated from the coding sequence ATGTTCCGGGTAGGCTTTGGCTTTGACGCCCATCCCTTTGAGGAGGGCAAACCTTTAATTTTAGCGGGTGTGCGCGTAGATTTCCCAAAGGGGCTAAGGGGACACTCGGACGGAGATGTGGTCCTGCACTCTATCACAGACGCCCTTCTGTCTGCGATCGGAGAACAGGACATAGGACAACTCTTTCCAGACACAGACCCAAGGTGGAAGAACGCAGACTCTGCCATCTTTTTAAAGACCGCATTAGAAAAATTGCACCAAAAGGGCTACCGCATAGTCAATGTGGACTGCACCTTGGTGGCAAACCAACCAAAGATCGCACCCATCAAAGAAAGGCTCATAGAGAACTTAGCCAAGCTTTTGGGTGTGGAAAGGGAGCAGGTTTCCCTAAAGGGCAAGAGAAGGGAAGGGTTTTGCCAAGAGGAGGGAATAGCCTGTTTCTGTGTGGTTTTGGTGCAAAGGTATTAA
- a CDS encoding DUF2231 domain-containing protein → MEAIDLIKVHPPVVHFAIALPVALLVIDLYYRFKKIQPDGLHALITYLSVLAVVGGTISGIIAHEPIEDILHHAPAFEIHEYLGLSLTPLFLALGVVRFLMDKKPAFRNVFTVLLVLLVILLFYQGFLGGKIVYEHLIKL, encoded by the coding sequence ATGGAAGCAATAGACCTTATAAAGGTTCATCCGCCGGTGGTCCATTTTGCCATAGCCCTGCCCGTTGCCCTTTTGGTGATAGACCTTTACTACAGGTTTAAAAAAATCCAGCCCGACGGACTGCACGCCCTCATCACCTACCTGAGCGTTCTTGCGGTGGTAGGAGGCACTATTTCAGGCATCATAGCCCACGAGCCAATAGAAGATATTCTCCATCATGCACCAGCCTTTGAAATTCACGAGTATCTTGGTTTATCCCTGACGCCTCTCTTTTTGGCTTTGGGTGTTGTAAGGTTTTTGATGGACAAAAAACCCGCCTTTAGAAATGTATTTACTGTTCTTTTGGTGCTTTTGGTGATCCTGCTTTTCTATCAGGGGTTTTTGGGAGGAAAGATAGTTTATGAGCATCTAATAAAGCTTTGA
- the dapF gene encoding diaminopimelate epimerase — translation MRFAKLQGSGNDFVVIDNRDGKVEEFLRSLNLDIKEFVKKVCAFHTGVGADGLILIENPENPENHFKWQFFNSDGSVAEMCGNGSRCAVRFAFDEGIVGKEVRFETLAGVIRAYVLDGGKRIKVQLTPPKDYREVSLSLDTQSIEGYFINTGVPHFVAVVNDLEKIDVIKLGRAIRFHPEFQPKGTNVNFIEREGDDAIRIRTYERGVEGETLACGTGATASAIVAYKKGIVSKKPVRVLTKGGEVLAIDFDNDFREVFLEGGVVRVFDGFLRRELFEC, via the coding sequence ATGCGTTTTGCCAAGCTTCAGGGTTCGGGCAATGACTTTGTGGTCATAGACAACAGAGATGGAAAAGTTGAAGAGTTTTTAAGGTCTTTGAACCTTGATATTAAAGAGTTTGTAAAAAAGGTTTGTGCCTTTCATACGGGAGTTGGGGCAGATGGGCTAATACTGATAGAGAACCCGGAGAATCCAGAGAACCACTTTAAGTGGCAATTTTTCAACTCGGACGGGTCTGTGGCAGAAATGTGCGGTAATGGTTCTCGCTGTGCGGTTAGGTTTGCCTTTGATGAGGGGATAGTGGGCAAAGAGGTGCGCTTTGAAACCTTGGCGGGGGTTATAAGGGCTTACGTTCTGGACGGTGGAAAGAGAATAAAGGTCCAGCTTACACCACCTAAAGATTACAGAGAGGTCTCCTTGAGCTTGGACACACAGAGTATAGAAGGATACTTTATAAACACGGGCGTGCCACACTTTGTGGCAGTAGTAAACGACCTTGAAAAAATTGATGTGATAAAGCTTGGCAGGGCAATAAGGTTCCATCCTGAGTTCCAACCTAAGGGTACAAACGTGAATTTTATAGAGCGGGAAGGAGATGATGCCATAAGAATAAGAACATACGAAAGGGGCGTGGAGGGAGAGACCTTAGCCTGCGGGACAGGTGCCACCGCCTCCGCCATAGTAGCCTACAAAAAGGGTATTGTCTCAAAGAAACCCGTGCGAGTTCTAACCAAAGGTGGAGAGGTCCTTGCCATAGACTTTGACAACGATTTCAGGGAAGTTTTCCTTGAAGGTGGGGTTGTCAGAGTCTTTGATGGCTTTTTGAGGAGAGAACTCTTTGAATGTTAA